The Armatimonadota bacterium genome segment AAGCGCGCTGAGAAAGGTGGTCAGGATCACCATCCAAAGGCTGATGCCGTCGATCCCTAAGTGATAAGTAATGCCGTAGCGCGGCATCCAGCTTCGAAGCTCCTGAAACTGAAACTGGTGCGTGCCGCTCTGAAACCCGCCGACCAACAGCAAAGAAAGCGCGAACACGACGACCGTCAGCAACAGTGCGCCATATCGCACAGCCGAAACCTGCTCCTTCGGAACCAGAGCCAAAATAGCTGCGCCGATGATCGGAAGGAAGATCAGCCAGGTCAACAGGTTCGGTATCTCGATCATGGTTCGCTATCTCATCCCAAAGTAAAAAGCCACGGCGATCAGCAATATCGCGCCGGTCAGCATGGTCAGCGCGTAGTTGCGCACATAGCCGGTCTGAGCCAGTCGCAACAGCGACCCGCCCTGCTTTGCCAAGAACCCGGCCCCGTTCACGAACAGCCTATCGATAATCGACTCGTCGATAACCCGCTTGAAGAACGCCCCGATCAATCCGCCGACGCGAATCCCCAAGAAACTCATCAGCCTGTCGTAGCCCCATTGGCGGTGCATCCAGCCCCAAATCCCGCTCAGCGATTCCTGAGCCTTGGAGAATCCCTTTCGATAAATGCCCCAACCAATGAACATGGCGGCCAACGCGACCGCGACCGACACAATGGCCAAAGTGTTGGCCAAATCGTGCGCCAGCTCGCCCAATTGATCCTTGCTCAGCACGCTCGCATGGGTAACCGGCTCCAAAAAGTGCTCAAAATCGTGCTTGCCCGGCATTAGCATCCCTGCGCCGAACAGCAATGAAGGGATTGCCAGCAGTATCAGCGGCAACCAAATGACCGGCTTTTGCTCCTTGGGCTTGCCGTGATGATGGCCATGATCGTCATGGCTATGATCCCCATGCTCTTCCCATCGCGGCTTGGTTCCAAAAGTGAGCGTCATCATGCGCGTCATGTAGATGGTCGTCAGCGCCGCCGTGCCCAATCCAATGGCGAACAACACTCGGTTCAGTTCGGTTATCCCCGACACATAGGTGAACGCCAAAATCTCATCCTTTGACCAGAATCCCGCGAAGGGAAAGATGCCGGAGATGGCAAAAAGCGCTACCAACATCGTGCCAAAAGTGATCGGCAGATACTTGCGCAAGCCGCCCATCCGCCGCATGTCCTGTTCGTGATGCATCGCCATGATCACCGAGCCGGAACCCAGGAACAGCAGCGCCTTAAAGAACGCATGGGTGGTAACGTGAAACATCGCGACCCAAAACGCGCCGATGCCGCAAGCCAAGAACATGTAGCCCAGTTGGCTCACCGTCGAATAGGCCATCACCTTCTTGATGTCCGTCTGAGCCAAGGCGATCGTCGCCGCAAAGACCGCCGTCGCCGCGCCCACTATCGCCACGATCACCATCGCATCGGGCGCCATCTCGAACAGCACATGGTTGCGCGAGACCATGTAAACGCCGGCCGTAACCATCGTGGCGGCGTGGATCAATGCCGACACGGGAGTCGGACCGGCCATCGCGTCGGGAAGCCAAAAGTAAAGCGGCAATTGCGCCGACTTGCCCGCCGCGCCAATAAACAGGCACAAGGCAATCGCCATCGCCAAGGTCGAGTTCGGCTCTAACTTCCCAGGCGCCTCTTCTGCAATATGACCGAAGCCAAACGTGCCAAAGGTAACGAATACCAAGAACATCCCGATCATAAACGCCCAGTCGCCGATGCGATTGACGATAAAGGCCTTGTTTGCCGAATCGGTGTTGTATTTCCACTCCTTGTTTCGATACCAAAAGCCGATCAGCAGGTAGCTGCAAAGCCCCACGCCCTCCCAGCCGACGAACATCACCACAAAGTTGTTGGCCAGCACCAAAGTGAGCATAAAGACGATGAACAGGTTGAAATAAGTGAAGAACCGCGGGTAATCCTCGTCCTCTGCCATGTATCCGGTCGCATAGACGTGGATCAGTCCGCCGACCCCGGTTACGATCAAGCACATCAACACCGAGAGGGGATCGACCACGAACTCGAATGGAATGTGCACCGAAGCGACCTTGATCCAATCGAACAGGGTCGAAACATGTCCCTCGCCGTGCGAAACCTGCTGATAGAGCAGGACGCTAACGGCGAACGAGGCGAGCACAGCGATCGATGCAAAAGCGCCCACGATGCGCTTGCCCATATCGCCCATAGTCCGAACCAGGTAGCCGCCCGCCAGCGCGCAGAAAAGGAACCCGATCAACGGGAAGAGCGGCACCAGCCAAACCATGTTCAGATCGCTCGGCATCTCTCTCTCATTCCCTCAGCAAGTTGACCTCGTCCACGTCGATGCTCTCTCGAAGCCGAAAGATCGCCATGATAATGCCCAATCCGACCGCAACCTCCGCCGCTGCGACCGCTATGACGAACACCACATACATCTGCCCGGCCATCTGCGCCTCCACGTTGGGATTAAACCGAGCAAAAGCCAAAAAACTAAGGTTGACCGCGTTCAGCATCAGCTCGATGCACATAAAGATCACGATCGGGTTCTTCTTGATGACGACGCCCATCGCGCCGCACGCGAACATAAAGCCGCTCAAGGTGAGGTATGCGTTCAAGGGGATCGTCGTTTCCACGCGCTATAGCCTCCTCTTAGCCAACAGAATCGATCCCACAATGCCGACCAGCAATAGCACAGAGGTCAGCTCGAACGGCAGCGCCCAGTGCGAAAAGAGCGCGTTCCCAATGTTCTTGATCGTGCCCGGCGCTTGCATCGGTCCGGCGGGCGGACCTTGTATGGCAGAGAAGACCTGCGCTCCCAACAGCGCGAACATCCCAAGCCCCATCGCCAAAGCTGCCCAGCGCTTGACTTCTACCGGCTCCTTCGCCGCCTCGGGAGAGCCTAAATTGAGCAGCATGATCACGAACAGAAACAGCACCATGATCGCGCCCGTGTAGACGATCACCTGCACCACGCCCAAAAAGTGCGCCTGCAGAGTGATATAGATCATCGCCAAAGTAAAGAAGTTAACCACTAGCATCAAGGCGCTGCGCACCGGATTGTTGGTCTTGATGACGCCGATGCTCGTAACCACGATGATCAGCGCGAACAGGCCGAAGAGCAGCTTCTCAACCATGCTGGGTCGAACCTCCCCACGGCGTTGCTTGATCGTGCATCGTAACCGATCGCGTCTCGACGTTCATCCGTCGCATCATCACCCACATCAGATAGGCAAAGGCTAACGCAACGTAAGCGATCAAGGTCGGAACCCAGCCAAAACCGATATAGGTCGCCGCTAACATCAGGTTGATCAGCGCCAGCGGGAACAGCGCCTTCCAACCCAGCGACATCAACTGATCGTATCGCAGCCTGGGCAAGGTCGCCCGCAGCCAGACAAAGAAAGCGAAGAAAAAGAACATCTTGAGCATAAACCACAGCGGCGCGATGAACCAATTAGAAACCGTATGAATGCCCGCGACCAACCCCGCGATGGGCAGATCGGCCGTCGCCTCCTGCAGCATCGCCAGCGGCTGAATGTTCAGCGGCGGCAGATAGCCGCCCATAAAGCAGGTGATCAAAATGCCGCTGATGATCAGCATCGACGCATACTCGCCCATAAAGAACACCGCGAACTTCATGCTGCTGTACTCGGTGTGATAGCCCGCGATCAGCTCGCTCTCGGCCTCGGGCAGATCGAACGGCGTGCGGTTCGTCTCCGCCGTCATCGAGATCAAAAAGATGATCGCCCCGACAAAGCCCCAAGGCGTGAACAGGTGCCAATTGGGAATCCAGTCGACAACGCCCCATAGAGGCCCGGACTGCGCCGCAACCATGTCGGTCATCCGTAGCGAGCCGGTTACCAGAATCACCGCGCCCAGCGCCAGCCCCATGCCTAATTCGTAACTGATCAGCTGCGCCGAGGCGCGCAAACCGCCCAATAGAGAATATTTGTTGTTCGATGCCCAACCTGCCAATACCACGCCATAAACATTGAGCGACGAAATGGCCAGGAAATAAAGAACGCCCGCATCGATGTCGGCGATGGGCGTCAATTGGCGATTTGGCCCCCAGGGCAGCGTGGCGGCGGCCACAAAGGCAGGGAAGAGCGCGACGGCGGGCGCCAGCCACCAGATCGCCCGATCCACCGATAGGGGCATGATCTCTTCCTTAAAGAAGAGTTTGAGGCCGTCGGCAATGGGCTGAAGCAGACCAAACGGGCCGACGCGATTGGGGCCGATGCGATCCTGCATCCAAGAGAGCACGCGCCGCTCGATCCAGATCAGGCCGGGAACAATGGCGAGAATAAAGCCCAACACGATGCCGATCCGGGCTAATCCCCACAACAGGTCGGTCAGCGTCAAAGATCGCCCTCCATGGCGCGTTTCACTAGGCAGATTCTACCCGACCTGAGGAACGCAATCGGGGGAACGCCAGGTTTCCGCCTGGCCTCCTCTGTGATTTTCGTGTTCTTCGACCGACGCATAGAGCCGCCGATCGGCAAAACTCTCGCGACCCTCTGGGCGCGATCTGTGGAGGGTCGGCAATGTCCGTTCGATCCTGCCTTAGGACTGGGATCGACCCAACTCGAACGATTGAGACTCCCCCCTCTGCGTCTCCCCCAATCATCGGTTTTAGAGAGGAGCAGGACATCCAGCTATGAAGAATCGGCTCTGCCCCTCGAAACGGGAATCGGCGGGGACTGATTCGTACTCAATTTTGTGCTACATTTCGAAAAAAATCCCATTCGGCGAGGCAGGCCAGGCGGAAGCCTGGCGTTCCAATGGCAGCTTCTTTAGCGAACGGGAAAATCAAGATTTGTAGCACAATTTTGAGTACGAACCAATTCCAGAGCGCGCTGGTATATCGCTCGCCTCCGCCTGTCCTATTCCGCGTTCCACACGTCCCCAAAAACTTAACCTCTCGTTAACCTGGCCGACGCCACAATCAAAGGGCTACTAAATCGCCCACTCAAGGAGGAGCGCTCGTCTATGGCAGGAATAAGGAGTACCGTACTGTTCGCTTCCGCTTTACTTTGCTTTCAATTCGCCTCGCTGCCCGCTCTCGCACAAGATTCGGCCCTCAAACCCAACAAGGAGGAGGGCGTCGCCAACACGCTCGGCGTCAAGAAAGACGAGATGGCCGCCCTTGAGAACAAGGCCAAATCGATCACGCTGTCTTTAGGAGAGCTGGCCAGCAGCGGCAAACTCCCCACTAACGAAGAAGCGATCGAACTGATGAAGAAGCTGGTCGCGGAGATGCAGGACGTCAACCAGCAGCTTCAACAGATCCGATCCGACATCGCCGACATCCAGAGTTGGATCTTCGATCAGAGCAGCGAGAACCTGCCTATCATGCAGAACGACATCGCTGAGCTTAAGAAGGCCAAGATCGGCAACTATCTCCACTTTCAGCTGTTTGATTCCGATCAAAACAGTTCCAACGAAGGCTTCTCGGTGCGCCGATTCCGAATAGGGCAGACCAACACGATCGATCCTCGCACCAGCATGAAGCTCACTTTCGACGTGGCCGCCGGTTCGCAACGACTGTCAGCCGAACTCAAGGATGCTTTCGTGATGTACGACATCGAGCCTTCCGTGGAGAAGGTTGGTATTCAGTTCTTGGCCGGCCAGCAGCCCTATCCGTTAGGATACGAGTTGGAGCGATCGTCGGGGGAGAGAGAGTTTCCCGAGCGCGCGCTTTACAACCGCACAATGTTTGCCGGAGAGCGAGGCCGCGGCGCCTATGTCAAGTACGGAACGAGCGTCAATTCGCACGTTCACGCCGGAATCTGGAACGCTCTGAGCGTCAGCGATCCTCAGCAGACCGGCGCCAACACCTTTGGCAACTTAGGCAACAGCCGCTATGGCGCTCACGCCGGCATTCGATGGTATTCGACTCAGTACGACATTGGCGTTTCGGGCTATTTCTCTAAGCGTCGCGGCTTTAACTTCACCAGCAACAATCAGCAGGTAGCCGTGCCCAGCGTCGATCGGCGATTCATCTTCATCGACGGCGCCTATGTAGGCGTGCTTGTTCCAGAGGTGACTCTGCGCGGCGAGGTGATGATCGGCAAAGATCGCGTACCGACCGGCGGAACGGCAAACCCGTCGTTCTTGGCCGCGACCGATGTGCTGGGATGGCAAACGCAATTGACTTGGAACATCAACTCGCGCAATCAGTTGAGCGCTCGATACGAGTATTTCGATCCGAACCGCTCGTCGACCTCCGTGTTGGACGCCACCAGAGGCTGGGGCATGGCCTATGCCTACTACATCAACCCCAACGCCAAGATCACGCTGGCGCACGAGAAGTTTGACGAACAAGGCCCTGAAATCAAGAACGATGCGACGACCATGCGCATCCAATTCCGGCTATAGGAGAACGAACATGAACAAACCATTTTCCATACTGACAATCATCGGCTTGGGCGCGGCGCTGGTCGCGGGCGCGCAACAGGTGGCCGTCAAAGGCTCCGATACGATGCTGATCGTCAATCAGCGCTGGGCGGAGGCGTTCAGCAAGGTCAATCCGGGCGCCAGCATTGCGGTTACGGGCGGCGGCTCGAGCATCGGCATCAACGCCTTTATCAACGGCGTGGCTGACATTTGTGCATCCTCTCGCCCAATGCGCAAGAGCGAAATCGACCGAGCGAAAAGCCGCGGCGCTATTGCCAACGAGATACCCGTTGCATTGGACGGATTAGCCATCGCCGTGCACTCCAGCAATCCGATTAAGTCGCTCACTATGGACGAGGTTCGGCGAATCTACATCGGCCAGATTACGAACTGGAACCAACTGGGCGGCCCCAACATGCCGATCGTCGTCTATAGCCGAGACAGCAACTCGGGCACCTATGGATTCTTTCAGCTGAACGTTCTTAAGAATCAGAACTGGGGCAAAGGCGTCCGATTCTTGCCTTCTACGGCAGAAGAGGTGCGCGAGGTAGGCCGAACGCCTGGAGGCATCGGCTATGGCGGCGTTGCCTACTTTAAGGGTGCGGCCAATGTCAAGCTTTTGCCCATCGCACCTAGCGCGGGCGCCGCGCCGGTCGAGCCGACCGAGGCGAACGTTCGAGCGAAGAAGTATCCCATCTGGCGCTACCTCTACTACTACACCAACGGGCGACCGAAGGGCGCGACCAAGCAGTTCATCGACTTCGTGCTTTCGCCCCAGGGTCAAAGGATCGCCGAAGAGGTCGGCTATTACAGCCTTAAATAGATGCGGGAACGATTGAGCGAGCGATTGGCGCGCTTTCTGATCATATCTGCAGGCGTGGCGACGATGCTGGTCATCGTCGCCATCTTTTACTATCTGGCTCACGAGAGTCGATACGCCTTTAACCGCAGTTTTCCCTATGGCTTCCGCGTTGCGCTGTTGCCCGCTCCGGAGATTCCTGACGGAGACCTCGGCCTTGATCCGAACGCCTCGCGCTTGACCGCCAACCCGGAAGGCGAAGAGGGCCTTGGCGAGTTAGAGGAAGCGACCGTCATACCGGGGATCGGCGAACTGACCGCGCCCACGATGACCGCTGCAATGCCGACCAACAATCCGAACGAGCTCTATCGCGACGATTTGCGCTCGGCCAAACAGGCCGACAAGGGCGATGCGTTCCGATTCTATGCCTTTGCAACGCCGCTCCACCAAGGCGACCGGATGTACCTTGCCTGGCAGCCCGACTCCGGTTTTGAGCGATCCTACACGCCCTATCGATTGAGATTAAGGCTGATTAGCCCGCCAGACGGCGTGAAGACCGAGCCGATCGAGATCGATCTAAACGCCCGCCGCTCGGGCCAGGTCGAACTGCCTGTGTGGATTGCCCGCAACGACG includes the following:
- a CDS encoding PstS family phosphate ABC transporter substrate-binding protein, translating into MNKPFSILTIIGLGAALVAGAQQVAVKGSDTMLIVNQRWAEAFSKVNPGASIAVTGGGSSIGINAFINGVADICASSRPMRKSEIDRAKSRGAIANEIPVALDGLAIAVHSSNPIKSLTMDEVRRIYIGQITNWNQLGGPNMPIVVYSRDSNSGTYGFFQLNVLKNQNWGKGVRFLPSTAEEVREVGRTPGGIGYGGVAYFKGAANVKLLPIAPSAGAAPVEPTEANVRAKKYPIWRYLYYYTNGRPKGATKQFIDFVLSPQGQRIAEEVGYYSLK
- the nuoK gene encoding NADH-quinone oxidoreductase subunit NuoK produces the protein METTIPLNAYLTLSGFMFACGAMGVVIKKNPIVIFMCIELMLNAVNLSFLAFARFNPNVEAQMAGQMYVVFVIAVAAAEVAVGLGIIMAIFRLRESIDVDEVNLLRE
- the nuoL gene encoding NADH-quinone oxidoreductase subunit L, which translates into the protein MPSDLNMVWLVPLFPLIGFLFCALAGGYLVRTMGDMGKRIVGAFASIAVLASFAVSVLLYQQVSHGEGHVSTLFDWIKVASVHIPFEFVVDPLSVLMCLIVTGVGGLIHVYATGYMAEDEDYPRFFTYFNLFIVFMLTLVLANNFVVMFVGWEGVGLCSYLLIGFWYRNKEWKYNTDSANKAFIVNRIGDWAFMIGMFLVFVTFGTFGFGHIAEEAPGKLEPNSTLAMAIALCLFIGAAGKSAQLPLYFWLPDAMAGPTPVSALIHAATMVTAGVYMVSRNHVLFEMAPDAMVIVAIVGAATAVFAATIALAQTDIKKVMAYSTVSQLGYMFLACGIGAFWVAMFHVTTHAFFKALLFLGSGSVIMAMHHEQDMRRMGGLRKYLPITFGTMLVALFAISGIFPFAGFWSKDEILAFTYVSGITELNRVLFAIGLGTAALTTIYMTRMMTLTFGTKPRWEEHGDHSHDDHGHHHGKPKEQKPVIWLPLILLAIPSLLFGAGMLMPGKHDFEHFLEPVTHASVLSKDQLGELAHDLANTLAIVSVAVALAAMFIGWGIYRKGFSKAQESLSGIWGWMHRQWGYDRLMSFLGIRVGGLIGAFFKRVIDESIIDRLFVNGAGFLAKQGGSLLRLAQTGYVRNYALTMLTGAILLIAVAFYFGMR
- a CDS encoding NADH-quinone oxidoreductase subunit J, with the translated sequence MVEKLLFGLFALIIVVTSIGVIKTNNPVRSALMLVVNFFTLAMIYITLQAHFLGVVQVIVYTGAIMVLFLFVIMLLNLGSPEAAKEPVEVKRWAALAMGLGMFALLGAQVFSAIQGPPAGPMQAPGTIKNIGNALFSHWALPFELTSVLLLVGIVGSILLAKRRL
- the nuoH gene encoding NADH-quinone oxidoreductase subunit NuoH, with translation MTDLLWGLARIGIVLGFILAIVPGLIWIERRVLSWMQDRIGPNRVGPFGLLQPIADGLKLFFKEEIMPLSVDRAIWWLAPAVALFPAFVAAATLPWGPNRQLTPIADIDAGVLYFLAISSLNVYGVVLAGWASNNKYSLLGGLRASAQLISYELGMGLALGAVILVTGSLRMTDMVAAQSGPLWGVVDWIPNWHLFTPWGFVGAIIFLISMTAETNRTPFDLPEAESELIAGYHTEYSSMKFAVFFMGEYASMLIISGILITCFMGGYLPPLNIQPLAMLQEATADLPIAGLVAGIHTVSNWFIAPLWFMLKMFFFFAFFVWLRATLPRLRYDQLMSLGWKALFPLALINLMLAATYIGFGWVPTLIAYVALAFAYLMWVMMRRMNVETRSVTMHDQATPWGGSTQHG